A genomic region of Papaver somniferum cultivar HN1 chromosome 7, ASM357369v1, whole genome shotgun sequence contains the following coding sequences:
- the LOC113295242 gene encoding uncharacterized protein LOC113295242: MFWLIDHVSKLPDEARCLFVVVLWTLWRSRNYLVFQNLKETHMTVLGRARAMLLTRKPNLNIPPSIPVGLCDKWMPPSFGWIKCNTDGDYDVISRVNSEGYVMRDFSSKSSFCASLVFEVNSAEEAEAKAIWEVLKKSMEQKFIHIIIKSDAKDLIDQFSTGVFDEDSRTDAIFKDIQFFSSSLVTCIFTFQPRICNYVAHELAQWAKSNNSSMYWSVPPIWLLPTVEGDH, encoded by the coding sequence ATGTTTTGGCTTATTGATCATGTCTCCAAACTACCTGATGAGGCTCGGtgcctttttgttgttgttctttggaCCCTTTGGAGGAGTAGAAATTATTTGGTTTTCCAAAATCTTAAAGAAACCCATATGACTGTTTTAGGCAGGGCCAGAGCAATGCTCTTAACTAGGAAGCCTAACTTAAATATCCCTCCCTCTATTCCTGTTGGCCTATGTGACAAGTGGATGCCCCCTTCTTTTGGCTGGATAAAATGTAATACTGATGGAGATTATGATGTTATTTCTAGAGTGAATAGTGAAGGCTATGTGATGAGGGACTTCTCAAGCAAATCTTCTTTTTGTGCATCCTTAGTTTTTGAAGTAAATTCTGCCGAAGAAGCTGAAGCCAAAGCTATTTGGGAAGTTTTGAAGAAATCTATGGAGCAGAAATTCATTCACATTATCATTAAAAGTGATGCTAAGGATCTCATTGACCAATTTTCAACAGGCGTGTTTGATGAAGACTCTAGAACGGATGCTATTTTTAAGGATATTCAGTTTTTCTCTTCTAGTTTAGTGACTTGTATTTTTACCTTTCAACCTCGTATTTGTAATTATGTTGCTCATGAGCTAGCTCAATGGGCAAAATCAAACAATTCCTCTATGTACTGGTCTGTTCCTCCAATTTGGCTTCTGCCGACTGTTGAGggggatcattag
- the LOC113298439 gene encoding nucleolar protein 14-like: protein MAKQKTQTDSKKSNSKKKKVTSKKLLSGPNTVSMKSKTPLDNPFETIWSRRKFDVLGKKRKGEEKRLGLSRTRAVEKRKNTLIKDFEQSGKSSVFEDKRIGEKDTELGEYEKALLRFKHERQLKVNKKSKYNLSDGEEDDNEFHAAGAFPGKDDFEDDIPLDDEADETKKLPIQLGAHNAQFESGLDREDSGRKSKKEVMEEVMLKSKYFKAQKAKDKEEDEELLKKLDDEFAASRSLLEMTQPGKRNALNALMGNSKQSLEEDKLTASTKREPIQQEKPDEYDKLVKGMALERRGRPSDRTKTPEEIAQEDRERLEQLEEERQKRMDGTDDSVDEDSDDDHEDSIKTSSQKLRSVSGDDLGDSFSIDEEVGHKRGWVDDILEREGLTIEDDDSASSEEEDGDGEESEEEDGSDEVNVKTGKSNSLQDWEQSDDGDDLSDEGEETDGSEEMEICAKPKTKNQVANPLMVNKTEPSVNQPQTKQEPLPFVIEAPKTFSELSNLLENRSDVEIVEAINRIRACNGVRLAAENREKMQIFYANLLMYFATLASKKPLNFKLLNLLVKPLVEMSMDIPFYAAVCARERLRRTRELFCRDITDPEKSCWPSLKTLCLLRLWSITFPCSDFRHAVMTPAMLLMCEYLMRCPITSGRDIVIGSFLCSMVLLIARQSKKFYPEALIFLRTVLTSALKSGKKLPSNLQVSYLSELKMLKPWLHLSDYVSEVHTLDFLTVIDNTDDSPYFSSDNFRASVLVSVMENLQGFVQVYEGYNSFPEIFMPISTLLNEVSKQNHIPGQLQDKISDVTKLIETKVDEYHLLRQPLQMRKKRLEPIKLLNPKFEDNYVKGRDYDPDRERSEMKKLKKRLKREEKGAASELRKDNKALAEAKLKAIAVEKQERAEKVGKTMAFLQEQQHAFNSGALGGKGKRRR, encoded by the exons ATGGCGAAACAGAAAACTCAGACTGATTCTAAAAAGAGTAACAGTaagaagaagaaggtcacttcCAAAAAGCTCCTATCTGGTCCAAACACAGTATCCATGAAATCCAAAACTCCTCTGGATAATCCCTTCGAAACcatctggtctcgtaggaagttcGATGTCTTGGGAAAGAAACGTAAAGGTGAAGAAAAACGTCTTGGTCTGTCTCGTACTCGCGCCGTTGAGAAG AGAAAAAATACTCTCATCAAAGATTTTGAGCAAAGTGGCAAGTCTTCTGTTTTTGAGGATAAACGAATAGGGGAAAAAGATACTGAACTCGGGGAGTATGAGAAGGCTCTTCTTCGTTTCAAGCACGAGCGGCAG TTAAAGGTGAACAAGAAAAGCAAATATAATttgtccgatggagaagaagatgacaaTGAATTTCATGCTGCTGGTGCATTTCCAGGGAAGGATGATTTTGAAGATGACATACCACTAGATGATGAAGCCGATGAGACAA AGAAGTTACCCATTCAACTTGGTGCACATAATGCACAATTTGAATCAGGACTGGATCGAGAGGATAGT GGTAGAAAAAGCAAGAAAGAAGTAATGGAGGAGGTTATGTTAAAGAGCAAGTATTTCAAG GCCCAAAAGGCAAAGGATAAAGAGGAGGACGAAGAGTTGTTAAAAAAATTAGATGATGAGTTTGCAGCTTCTCGAAGTTTGCTAGAAATGACTCAACCAGGAAAGCGTAATGCTTTGAATGCCCTCATGGGCAACTCAAAACAATCACTAGAGGAAGATAAACTAACTGCTTCGACTAAGAGAGAACCTATCCAACAG GAAAAACCTGACGAGTACGACAAGCTTGTTAAGGGGATGGCTTTGGAGAGACGTGGTCGTCCATCAGACAGGACAAAGACCCCTGAAGAGATAGCCCAGGAAGATAGAGAACGTCTTGAGCAATTGGAG GAGGAACGCCAAAAACGGATGGATGGAACGGATGATTCTGTTGATGAAGACAGTGATGATGATCATGAAGATTCAATTAAAACCTCATCCCAGAAATTAAGGTCTGTATCCGGTGATGATCTTGGAGATTCCTTTTCTATTGATGAAGAAGTAGGCCATAAAAGGGGTTGGGTTGATGATATATTAGAAAGGGAAGGCCTCACTATTGAGGATGATGATAGTGCATCGtctgaggaagaagatggagatggagaagaaagtgaagaagaagatggaagtgATGAAGTTAATGTTAAAACTGGGAAAAGTAATTCCTTACAGGATTGGGAGCAAAGTGATGATGGTGACGATCTTAGTGATGAAGGTGAAGAAACAGATGGTAGTGAGGAGATGGAAATTTGTGCCAAACCAAAAACTAAGAATCAGGTAGCAAATCCTTTAATGGTTAACAAAACTGAACCAAGTGTTAATCAGCCTCAAACCAAACAAGAGCCCCTTCCCTTTGTGATTGAAGCACCAAAAACCTTCTCAGAGCTCTCTAACTTGCTGGAGAACCGGTCGGATGTTGAAATTGTTGAGGCAATAAATCGGATACGTGCTTGCAACGGAGTGAGGCTTGCTGCAGAAAACCGAGAGAAAATGCAG ATCTTCTATGCCAACCTCTTGATGTATTTTGCTACCCTAGCAAGCAAAAAGCCTCTAAATTTCAAGTTATTGAATTTATTGGTCAAGCCCCTTGTGGAGATGAGCATGGATATCCCGTTTTATGCAGCTGTTTGTGCTCGTGAACGTCTACGTCGTACTCGTGAACTGTTCTGCAGAGATATTACTGATCCAG AGAAAAGCTGTTGGCCCTCCTTGAAAACATTGTGTCTCTTAAGGCTGTGGTCCATCACATTTCCATGTTCGGACTTCCGTCATGCAGTCATGACACCAGCGATGTTGTTAATGTGTGAATATTTGATGCGCTGTCCAATAACGTCAGGCCGAGATATCGTCATAGGATCCTTCTTATGCTCCATGGTTCTCTTG ATTGCCAGACAATCCAAGAAGTTCTACCCAGAGGCTCTGATATTTCTACGAACTGTGCTAACATCGGCTTTAAAGTCAGGAAAAAAGTTGCCTTCTAACTTGCAG GTTTCTTATTTATCGGAACTCAAAATGCTCAAGCCCTGGTTGCACTTAAGTGATTATGTATCAGAGGTACATACTCTGGATTTTCTCACAGTTATAGACAACACCGACGATTCTCCATATTTCAGCTCTGATAATTTCAG GGCTAGCGTACTTGTATCGGTGATGGAAAATCTACAAGGTTTTGTTCAAGTATACGAGGGATATAATTCTTTCCCTGAAATATTCATGCCAATTTCTACTTTGCTAAATGAAGTGTCAAAACAGAATCATATACCAGGTCAGTTACAAGATAAGATTAGTGATGTCACTAAGTTGATAGAAACAAAAGTAGATGAGTATCACTTGCTGCGTCAACCTCTTCAAATGCGAAAGAAAAGGCTTGAGCCAATCAAACTGCTGAATCCCAAATTTGAGGACAA CTATGTGAAAGGCAGAGATTATGATCCAGACCGTGAACGGTCTGagatgaagaagttgaagaaGCGGTTGAAACGGGAGGAGAAAGGAGCAGCCAGTGAACTCAGGAAGGATAATAAAGCCTTAGCTGAGGCAAAACTGAAGGCTATAGCAGTGGAGAAACAAGAAAGAGCTGAGAAAGTAGGAAAGACAATGGCCTTccttcaagaacaacaacatgcgTTTAACTCAGGGGCATTGGGTGGCAAAGGGAAGAGAAGGAGATAA
- the LOC113298441 gene encoding protein trichome birefringence-like 19 gives MKQIRLIKILFIRMINIVRDTPKFILLATSSILVLFTIIPLYYPNLISYSSSWSDLKLGCDIFRGEWIWNPEATYYTNVTCNYIHDHQNCMKYGRPDTDFLKWRWKPNDCELPIFNPVQFLELLRGKSMAFVGDSVGRNQMQSLMCLLSKRSSAHVAA, from the exons ATGAAGCAGATTCGCTTGATTAAAATCCTTTTCATTAGAATGATCAATATAGTTCGAGATACACCAAAATTCATCCTTCTAGCAACATCATCCATCCTAGTTCTTTTCActataattcctctttactatccTAATctaatctcttattcttcttccTGGAGCGATTTGAAATTGGGATGCGATATTTTCCGAGGAGAATGGATTTGGAATCCAGAAGCAACATATTACACAAACGTAACTTGTAATTATATCCATGACCATCAGAATTGTATGAAGTATGGCCGACCTGATACTGATTTCTTGAAATGGAGGTGGAAGCCAAATGATTGTGAATTACCTATCTTTAATCCAGTTCAGTTTCTGGAGCTTCTTAGAGGGAAATCGATGGCATTTGTTGGAGATTCTGTTGGAAGAAATCAAATGCAGTCGTTGATGTGCCTCCTCTCTAAG aggtcttcggcgcatgtcgcggcctga
- the LOC113295240 gene encoding uncharacterized protein LOC113295240: MVIRNASLTHKINIWLFWSNSIVTPSVVSISSQMITVAVGDVLVSGVHANVNMVQRRFLWSEMQLISDLKKPWLVIGDFNAILSLEDKVGDRSPSRRSMLDFSECLNDCELIQAPKRMWLEHPGFMKVVEDCWAETVNGDPAFILLYKLKKLKEILKEWNWSSFGNVQVKIKEEEKLVQEKMVISDNNPQDEQVLADLVLAQNDLNSKEVQQCIMLKQKSRVEWVTEGYANTNFFHINMKIKQSKNMIYEIEDNDGNMLQDVSINDSLLDVIPNLVTAEDQQMSEAAPELEEIKNVVFNMNADGAPGPDSFSCIFYKSC; encoded by the exons ATGGTTATACGTAATGCTTCATTAACTCATAAAATTAATATATGGTTATTTTGGAGTAATTCAATAGTAACCCCTtcagttgtttcaatttcaagtCAAATGATCACAGTAGCAGTGGGAGATGTACTTGTTTCTGGTGTGCATGCTAATGTTAATATGGTTCAGAGAAGGTTTCTTTGGTCAGAGATGCAGCTGATTAGTGATCTCAAGAAGCCATGGCTAGTCATTGGTGACTTTAATGCAATTCTTTCATTAGAAGACAAAGTAGGTGATAGAAGTCCCTCAAGAAGATCAATGTTAGATTTTagtgaatgtttaaatgattgtgaGCTTATACAGGCTCCAAAG AGAATGTGGTTAGAACATCCTGGTTTCATGAAAGTGGTTGAAGATTGCTGGGCTGAAACGGTTAATGGTGATCCTGCTTTTATACTTTTGTACAAATTAAAGAAATTAAAAGAAATTTTGAAAGAATGGAATTGGAGCAGTTTTGGCAATGTTCAAGTCaagatcaaagaagaagaaaagttagTTCAAGAAAAAATGGTAATATCTGATAATAATCCTCAAGATGAACAAGTTTTAGCTGATTTGGTTTTGGCTCAAAATGATCTGAATTCTAAGGAAGTTCAGCAGTGTATTATGTTgaaacaaaaatcaagagttgAATGGGTTACTGAGGGATATGCAAACACCAACTTCTTTCACATTAATATGAAGATTAAACAATCTAAAAACATGATCTATGAAATTGAAGATAATGATGGTAATATG CTTCAGGATGTATCCATAAATGACTCATTACTGGATGTCATTCCTAATTTAGTAACTGCAGAAGATCAACAAATGTCAGAAGCTGCTCCTGAATTGGAGGAGATTAAAAATGTTGTTTTCAATATGAATGCAGATGGTGCACCTGGACCAGACAGCTTCTCATGTATTTTCTATAAATCATGTTGA
- the LOC113295241 gene encoding uncharacterized protein LOC113295241 produces the protein MLGFNEENNSQVIPSIELPDDLFEESINPWKFSLIGRLNLQQIKLVDASIILRQQWKLTGNCKLIPLGRGFFTIKLDNEVDREYIKEGKWEVLDQILQIRKWISNFRLESQKASRAMVWVRFPGLGLEFWNEKILFKICKEIGTPIKLDEATAKCEVGYYANVLVDIDFANSIPNKIWIGTKHGGFFQSISIPACPKFCSTCKIVGHFITECRVDGFEESTTSGKTDDLPNVDSVVSNIVTLINLHSVSNSVNIVSGRFEVLNDMEHKEDDVISADKEILAEMDPQKLIQVSKVTELEKSVIHFVNAESGKVTPEPVPFTTWSKVATSSNNKKTDTEVGKSSQTTKVTSTNKAQAATKYNFRRNVGKGGTKPPQSKQ, from the exons atGTTAGGTTTCAATGAAGAAAATAATTCTCAGGTTATTCCGTCGATTGAATTACCTGATGACTTATTTGAAGAAAGTATAAATCCATGGAAGTTTTCTCTTATTGGTAGATTGAATTTACAGCAAATCAAACTTGTGGATGCTTCGATTATTCTTCGTCAACAGTGGAAGCTAACTGGGAATTGCAAACTTATTCCATTAGGTAGAGGTTTTTTTACAATTAAGCTTGATAATGAGGTCGATAGAGAGTACATCAAAGAGGGTAAATGGGAGGTGTTGGATCAAATTCTTCAAATTCGAAAGTGGATCTCTAATTTTCGTCTTGAAAGTCAGAAAGCTTCAAGAGCCATGGTATGGGTGAGGTTTCCAGGATTAGGTCTTGAATTCTGGAATGAGAAGATTTTGTTTAAGATTTGCAAAGAAATAGGTACACCAATCAAACTAGATGAAGCTACAGCTAAATGTGAAGTTGGTTATTATGCTAATGtgttggttgatattgattttgctaaTTCTATACCAAATAAGATTTGGATTGGCACTAAACATGGTGGTTTTTTTCAAAGTATTTCCATTCCAGCTTGTCCTAAATTCTGCTCCACTTGCAAGATTGTTGGTCACTTCATCACTGAATGCAGG GTTGATGGGTTTGAGGAGAGTACTACATCTGGAAAAACTGATGACCTTCCTAATGTGGATTCAGTTGTTTCCAATATTGTCACTCTTATCAATTTACATTCAGTCAGCAATTCAGTAAACATAGTGAGTGGTAGATTTGAAGTTCTTAATGACATGGAACATAAAGAGGATGATGTTATCAGTGCAGATAAGGAGATCTTAGCAGAAATGGATCCTCAGAAGCTTATCCAAGTGTCAAAAGTTACTGAACTGGAAAAAAGTGTTATACATTTTGTGAATGCTGAATCTGGTAAGGTTACTCCTGAGCCAGTACCTTTTACTACTTGGTCTAAGGTAGCTACTTCAtcaaacaataagaaaacagacaCTGAAGTTGGTAAGTCTAGTCAAACTACAAAAGTTACTTCAACTAATAAGGCTCAAGCAGCAACTAAGTACAACTTTAGAAGAAATGTGGGTAAAGGGGGCACAAAACCCCCTCAATCCAAACAATGA